The genomic stretch CGATGTGAATATACATGTGCACTCCACCATAATGTGGTTTGTATATTATATTTATAATGGATAGAAGTTATTATTATTTTATTTCATGGCTCTGTCATAACTTTTAGTTAATATTTATTCTTTTTAGAGCAGAGCTAATAATGCTCTGCTCAATTGAAATATCTTTATCTCGCATTTGAGAAAGAAAGTAAACCTAATACTTTGTGAAAAAGGATTCCTGGCTACTTTTTCTTTTTTATAGTAGCATACATTATTGTAGGAAAGTCTGGCTCAATTGCTGTAAAACCACTATTGAGCAAAGTTAAGTTGTTTTCTAAAATCTCCTTTGACAGGGTATCAAAACTAACCATTCTACATGATGTTCCTGCTATGAATAGTTCTTTGCCTGTTGCTTCATGTATTCTTTTTTGTAAATCAAAAGCCTGAGATATATTAGTTCTTCTTTCTTCTATACCATCACCAATAGTACATATTAAAGCAATTCCTGTATCATTTAATTGACTATATATAAACTCGTAAAAGGATTGTCTATCTTCATCTTGTACCAGCATATGCACAACTGCAATGGCATAGATAAAATCAAATTTTACTTGTAGGTTATCGGTCAAAAAATTTAACACCTGAAAACTATCTGCATAGCTTGGATGGCTATTTTTGCAATATTCTATTGCTGTTGGTGAAATATCAGTTGCTAACACATCATAATCTTCTTTAAGTAAGTAGTGAGCATCACGACCTTCCCCACATCCAATTTCAAGTATCTTAATTTTTTGATTGTTGAAATAATAGTTAATTGTATCAATTACGATTTTAGAATTGTTTTCAGAAAACCATGTAATAGACTCTTTATGGACTTGTTTGTATCTATCTTCATATGCTTCATAATACTTCTTTGCTTTTTCCATAGCTACCCCTCCTACTGGAAACATATATTAATACTTTACTTTTTGTAACAAATATGAATTTTCTTGTAATACAAATCATACATCAAATAACATAATATTACAATTGTATCAGTTTAAACATTTATAGGTATTGTAGGTCGCATAGACAAATGTCTGAAATGAACAGATATAGCGTTGCTTATCAATGTTTTGTTACCATCCTTATCCGTTTTATAGGTATGACCATTTCTGGAAATATGATCAACGCAACCACAATGAGGGCATACGAGCTTTTCTGTTCCTGCAATTAAAGCTGTGTGTACAGAGTAAATACATCTCTTATATCTGGAATATAATATTCCTCCAGTTGTGATTCATGAATAGCATATTCTAACAACACAAACAAATGTTATGAATATCAACAATAGGTTGTAAAAGAGCCTATCTTATTAAGGTATTCCCTTCTGCTTTCTTGGCTGGATTGGGAAAAGCATTGAATAAAGGCTATTTTAATGTTATACTTCTTTAAAAGACATATTTCCATAATATGTTATATTACAAAGTGTTTAGGAGGTCAAAATGGAAAATGTGACTGGTAATTTAACAGAAACCATAGTTGCAAAAGAGAAAAGAAGAGGAATACCAGGTAGTACGTTAAAATTAATAGCAATTTTTGTTATGCTGATAGATCATATAGCAGCAACTGTTATAAGTAATATTTTGGTATCTGTGAACTTTTTTATGATGGGTTCGGCAGCATCTCAGGATACTTACTATCAAACTATGAGTACAGTATATTTTATTATGAGATGGATAGGCAGGTTGGGATTTCCTTTGTTCTGTTTTTTATTGGTAGAGGGATTTATACATACCAGAAGTAAAATGAAGTATGTTATAAGACTGGCCCTTTTTTGTTTGATATCTGAGATTCCTTTTGATTTGGCTTTTACTGGACGAGCCTTTTACACGGGATATCAAAATGTATTTTTTACGCTCTTAATTGGATTTATAGTAATGTGTGGATTCCAGGCAATCTCTGAAAGATTAAAAGAGAAGAAATGGGTGCCGTTACTTTCTGTAATTGGTGTAGCCGGTGGTGGGTATATCGTCGCTACGGTAGCAAACAGTGGCATTTACATGTTGAATAGTATTATTTTTGCTGCAACAGGAAAATCGCTTCCTGGTTCTTTGATCTACTATAGTGATAAGCGATTTATTGTAATGGTTTTAATTGGAGCAATCCTTCTGCTGATAATCTATCTTGCTGGAAGAAAGTCACATAAGAGTTTTGATACTTTGTTTGCTGACTTAGCTGTTCTTGCTCTTGGAATGCAAGTGGCTAATTTATTACGTACGGATTATTCTGCTTTTGGCATTCTTACCATTGCAGTGTTCTATGTATATAGAAGAAATCCTTTCAGGTCTGCACTGGCAGGTTGTATTGTATTAAATATTATGACACTGGATGAAATAACAGCATTTTTTACATTGATACCAATTGCTAAGTATAACGGTGAAAGAGGCTTAAGGCTAAAATATGTTTTTTATGCCTTTTATCCCGTTCATTTATTTCTTCTATATATCATTTGCAGGATTATGAAGATTGTATAAGTATTAGATTAGGGATGAATTGAGTAAGTGGTGTCAATCGGAATAAGACATCAATCTTAGTAAGACGTCAAACTGATTTATGTAAGGTATCAGAATAAGTAAAGCATCAGAATAAGTAAAGCATCAGAATAAGTAAAGCATCAAAATAAGTAAAGCATCAAAATAAGTAAAGCATCAAAATAAGTAAAGCATCAAAATAAGTAAGGTTTCAAAATAAGTAAGGCATGAAACTTAGTAAGGTACCAGCTGAGTAAGACACCAATCTAAGTAAGGCAGAAAATTAAATAAAATAGAAGGTATTTTACATAAAAGGGTGTATCTGAAAACTGAAATGAGTTATCAGACACGCCCTTGGTTGTTTTTCAAAGAAAAGCTTTGCATAAATATGCCATTTGTTAACACAGATTGACCTTAAGCCCTTATATCAAAATGATACCGCTTCTCCTGTGAGTTCTCCGCAGAGGTTTCTCCAGAGGAATAAAGATTACCGG from Anaerocolumna sp. AGMB13020 encodes the following:
- a CDS encoding class I SAM-dependent methyltransferase, whose protein sequence is MEKAKKYYEAYEDRYKQVHKESITWFSENNSKIVIDTINYYFNNQKIKILEIGCGEGRDAHYLLKEDYDVLATDISPTAIEYCKNSHPSYADSFQVLNFLTDNLQVKFDFIYAIAVVHMLVQDEDRQSFYEFIYSQLNDTGIALICTIGDGIEERRTNISQAFDLQKRIHEATGKELFIAGTSCRMVSFDTLSKEILENNLTLLNSGFTAIEPDFPTIMYATIKKKK
- a CDS encoding TraX family protein — encoded protein: MENVTGNLTETIVAKEKRRGIPGSTLKLIAIFVMLIDHIAATVISNILVSVNFFMMGSAASQDTYYQTMSTVYFIMRWIGRLGFPLFCFLLVEGFIHTRSKMKYVIRLALFCLISEIPFDLAFTGRAFYTGYQNVFFTLLIGFIVMCGFQAISERLKEKKWVPLLSVIGVAGGGYIVATVANSGIYMLNSIIFAATGKSLPGSLIYYSDKRFIVMVLIGAILLLIIYLAGRKSHKSFDTLFADLAVLALGMQVANLLRTDYSAFGILTIAVFYVYRRNPFRSALAGCIVLNIMTLDEITAFFTLIPIAKYNGERGLRLKYVFYAFYPVHLFLLYIICRIMKIV